The following proteins come from a genomic window of Candidatus Palauibacter soopunensis:
- the carA gene encoding glutamine-hydrolyzing carbamoyl-phosphate synthase small subunit: MSETQARPGYLLLEDGRRFGGEYVGPETETAGEAVFTTVMTGYHEVLTDPSFAAQIVVMTAPMQGVYGIRDPDVQSRRPWVAGFVVRHLSHEIGSGPADSTLPEYLASHGIPTLVGADTRALTRHIRDAGAMRAVVAHDGVPPERAAERLAAEPEMSGRDLATAVSTPDPYELDALNGSAERGLVLCLDYGVKTRSLDLFRREGYRVRVVPCDTDAEVLLAARPDGVFVSNGPGDPEAVPGAVERIRTLSDAGVPLFGICLGHQLIARAFGGTNYKLPYGHRGGNHPVLNHATGAVEITSQNHGFSVLEKDGRIEGGDDLEITHRNLNDGTVEGLVHLERPVFAVQYHPESAPGPHDSRYLFNRFVEKMER, translated from the coding sequence GTGAGCGAGACGCAAGCACGCCCCGGATACCTCCTGCTCGAGGACGGCCGCCGATTCGGCGGCGAGTACGTGGGTCCCGAGACCGAGACCGCCGGCGAAGCGGTCTTCACGACGGTGATGACGGGATACCACGAGGTGCTCACGGACCCTTCCTTCGCCGCGCAGATCGTCGTCATGACCGCGCCCATGCAGGGGGTCTACGGCATCCGCGATCCCGACGTGCAATCGCGGCGGCCTTGGGTCGCGGGCTTCGTCGTGCGGCACCTGTCGCACGAGATCGGGTCCGGGCCGGCCGATTCCACGCTGCCCGAGTACCTCGCTTCGCACGGGATTCCGACCCTCGTCGGCGCGGACACGCGGGCGCTGACCCGCCATATCCGCGATGCGGGCGCGATGCGGGCGGTCGTGGCGCACGACGGGGTGCCGCCGGAGCGCGCCGCGGAGCGCCTGGCCGCCGAGCCGGAGATGTCCGGCCGCGACCTCGCGACCGCCGTCTCGACGCCCGATCCGTACGAACTCGACGCCCTCAACGGGTCGGCCGAGCGCGGCCTCGTGCTCTGCCTCGACTACGGGGTGAAGACGCGCAGCCTCGACCTCTTCCGCCGCGAGGGATACCGGGTTCGCGTCGTCCCCTGCGACACCGACGCCGAGGTGCTGCTGGCCGCCCGCCCGGACGGCGTCTTCGTCTCGAACGGGCCCGGCGACCCGGAGGCGGTGCCGGGCGCCGTCGAGCGCATCCGCACCCTGAGCGACGCGGGAGTCCCGCTGTTCGGGATCTGCCTCGGACATCAGCTCATCGCGCGCGCATTCGGGGGCACGAACTACAAGCTGCCCTACGGGCACCGGGGCGGGAATCATCCCGTGCTCAACCATGCCACGGGCGCGGTGGAGATCACCTCCCAGAACCACGGCTTCTCCGTGCTCGAAAAAGATGGACGGATCGAGGGCGGAGACGACCTCGAGATCACGCACCGAAATCTGAACGATGGCACCGTGGAAGGGCTCGTCCACCTGGAGCGCCCGGTGTTCGCGGTGCAGTACCACCCCGAGTCGGCCCCGGGACCCCACGACAGCCGGTACCTGTTCAACCGCTTCGTCGAGAAAATGGAGCGTTGA
- the sppA gene encoding signal peptide peptidase SppA, with translation MTYDKRNTVIALLALLGLFGVGAVLSIWWTVGNTSFLAGGRVAVVPLRGVITDEAAFTKALDGFREDPGVRAFVIEIESPGGTVGASQSIFEAIRDLRDDDERPVLAWMGDVGASGGYYAAVGADSVYALPGTMTGSIGVIMEFPNAEEFFRKVGVGWEVVASGEHKDLGGYARALSPEGREILEEVVGDVHEQFVEVVSENRNLDRETVLGLADGRVFSGRQANELGLVDGLMTLPETIALAGRMAGLGTDPRTVRPREPRVSLFDLLGGLSIGDARTWIASLAPLRPSAPRLLFELR, from the coding sequence GTGACCTACGACAAGCGAAACACGGTGATCGCGCTCCTGGCGCTGCTCGGCCTCTTCGGCGTGGGCGCGGTCCTGTCCATCTGGTGGACGGTGGGGAATACGTCGTTTCTCGCGGGAGGACGGGTCGCGGTCGTCCCGCTGCGGGGCGTGATCACGGACGAAGCCGCGTTCACGAAGGCGCTCGACGGTTTCAGGGAAGACCCCGGTGTGCGTGCGTTCGTGATCGAGATCGAGTCCCCGGGAGGGACTGTGGGGGCCTCGCAGAGCATCTTCGAAGCCATCCGCGATCTGCGAGACGACGACGAGCGGCCCGTCCTCGCCTGGATGGGCGATGTGGGAGCCTCCGGGGGATACTACGCCGCGGTCGGGGCTGACAGCGTGTACGCGCTGCCCGGCACGATGACCGGGTCCATCGGCGTCATCATGGAATTTCCCAACGCCGAGGAATTTTTTCGCAAGGTCGGCGTCGGCTGGGAAGTCGTGGCGAGCGGCGAGCACAAGGATCTGGGCGGCTACGCCCGCGCCCTTTCTCCCGAGGGCCGCGAGATCCTCGAGGAAGTCGTGGGCGACGTGCACGAGCAGTTCGTCGAGGTGGTGTCCGAGAACCGGAACCTGGATCGGGAGACCGTGCTCGGGCTGGCGGACGGCCGGGTCTTCTCGGGCCGGCAGGCGAACGAACTCGGACTCGTCGACGGCTTGATGACCCTGCCCGAGACCATCGCGCTCGCCGGTCGGATGGCGGGCCTGGGAACGGACCCGCGGACTGTGCGGCCGCGCGAACCGCGCGTCAGTCTGTTCGACCTGCTCGGCGGGCTGAGCATCGGCGATGCGCGGACGTGGATCGCGTCGCTGGCGCCCCTGCGCCCAAGCGCGCCGAGACTCCTGTTTGAGCTGAGATAG
- a CDS encoding HU family DNA-binding protein, with product MANARRGGRMTKADLIEQVHEAIGPGVTKRDCAAVVNAFLNAVKGAVVQGNHIEIRGFGTFKVRERRTRMARNPRTGDPVRVPQRKVPVFKPSRLLRDEVAASLENRG from the coding sequence ATTGCAAACGCTCGGAGGGGAGGGAGAATGACGAAGGCGGATCTCATTGAACAGGTCCACGAGGCCATCGGCCCCGGCGTGACCAAGAGGGACTGTGCCGCGGTGGTCAACGCGTTTCTGAACGCGGTCAAGGGAGCCGTCGTGCAAGGCAACCACATCGAGATTCGCGGCTTCGGCACGTTCAAGGTTCGGGAGCGCCGGACCCGCATGGCGCGCAATCCGCGCACGGGAGATCCGGTCCGCGTGCCGCAGAGGAAGGTGCCCGTCTTCAAGCCCTCTCGTCTGCTGCGCGACGAGGTGGCCGCGAGCCTCGAGAACCGGGGCTGA
- a CDS encoding pyridoxal phosphate-dependent aminotransferase, protein MPVTQFSPNVARLEASATLVLAARARKLRAAGVPVVDLSAGEPQYPAPPFAARAGIRAVEEGKTGYPPTSGLPELREAIARYLRETTAAGTVDPDAVIVSAGVKQSLFNCCYALFGAGEEVLVPSPFWPSYTTIVRLAGAEPVIAETTWDGGFVPTVEDLEAARTARTRGLMLNSPGNPTGAVIPSGLLREIMTWAERHGIWVLSDEIYRRLAYGAPAPSVFDIAERGERTILLDGVSKAFCMPGFRIGYAVGPTDVVRKMADLQGQTTSGAVGPSQHAATAALGESAPREAFVADLLSRLSELRELGLSRFAEIDGIEAFPPDGALYFYGRITDRVATSLDVAERLLADAQVACMPGEPFGSPGHLRFNFAVEREVLEEGLERIAGFFG, encoded by the coding sequence GTGCCCGTTACGCAGTTTTCCCCGAACGTCGCCCGGCTCGAGGCATCGGCCACCCTGGTGCTGGCCGCCCGCGCCCGGAAGCTGAGAGCTGCGGGAGTTCCGGTTGTGGACCTCTCGGCCGGCGAGCCGCAGTACCCCGCACCGCCCTTCGCCGCCCGCGCCGGCATTCGGGCCGTGGAAGAGGGAAAGACGGGATATCCTCCCACGTCCGGGCTCCCCGAGCTGCGCGAGGCGATCGCGCGCTATCTGCGCGAGACGACGGCCGCCGGGACGGTGGATCCGGACGCCGTGATCGTGAGCGCGGGCGTGAAGCAGTCCCTGTTCAACTGCTGCTACGCCCTCTTCGGCGCCGGCGAGGAAGTGCTGGTGCCTTCCCCCTTCTGGCCGAGCTATACGACGATCGTCCGGCTCGCGGGGGCCGAGCCCGTCATCGCGGAGACGACGTGGGATGGCGGGTTCGTGCCGACGGTCGAGGACCTCGAGGCGGCCCGCACGGCGCGGACCCGGGGACTCATGCTCAACAGCCCGGGCAACCCGACGGGCGCGGTCATCCCGTCCGGCCTTCTGCGTGAAATCATGACGTGGGCGGAGCGGCACGGGATCTGGGTGCTCTCCGACGAAATCTATCGGCGGCTCGCGTACGGAGCCCCGGCGCCGTCCGTGTTCGACATCGCGGAGCGCGGCGAGAGGACGATCCTGCTCGACGGCGTCTCGAAGGCGTTCTGCATGCCGGGGTTCCGCATCGGGTATGCGGTCGGGCCGACGGACGTCGTCCGGAAGATGGCGGATCTGCAGGGACAGACGACCTCCGGGGCCGTCGGCCCCTCCCAGCACGCCGCCACGGCCGCGCTCGGCGAGAGCGCGCCGCGCGAGGCTTTCGTGGCGGACCTCCTGTCCAGGCTCTCCGAACTTCGGGAACTGGGGCTGTCGAGGTTCGCGGAGATCGACGGGATCGAGGCGTTTCCGCCCGACGGCGCCCTGTATTTCTACGGGCGGATCACCGACCGCGTCGCCACGTCGCTCGACGTCGCCGAGCGGCTGCTCGCCGACGCGCAGGTGGCGTGCATGCCCGGGGAGCCGTTCGGTTCACCGGGACACCTGCGCTTCAACTTCGCGGTGGAGCGGGAAGTCCTGGAAGAAGGACTGGAACGGATCGCCGGCTTCTTCGGCTGA
- a CDS encoding MoaD/ThiS family protein, with translation MDRISVRTLFFGVYGELAARREGSAELAADSTVGDLVEALRGSGGLDWLPERVVVAVNQSYAEAGTTLSDGDEVALIPPVAGG, from the coding sequence ATGGACCGGATTTCGGTTCGCACCCTCTTCTTCGGCGTGTACGGCGAACTCGCCGCGCGCAGGGAGGGATCGGCGGAACTCGCGGCGGACAGCACGGTGGGGGACCTCGTTGAGGCCCTGCGCGGGTCGGGCGGGCTCGACTGGCTCCCGGAGAGGGTCGTCGTCGCCGTCAACCAGAGCTACGCGGAGGCCGGCACGACCCTGTCCGACGGAGACGAGGTCGCGCTCATCCCCCCCGTAGCGGGGGGCTGA
- a CDS encoding molybdenum cofactor biosynthesis protein MoaE → MSKGANDRVRTWITRESLDDFAQFEDIVREIGSVEDGALLFFQGRVRRTNRGRAVSRLAYDAYGEMAERELSAICDEALERFDVGSVAAAHRVGDLGLGEVSVAIAVTSAHRDDGYRASRWIIETIKVRLPVWKHEHYEDGESHWVGAPALEAEAPAGGARFE, encoded by the coding sequence ATGTCAAAGGGGGCAAACGACCGGGTGCGGACCTGGATCACCCGCGAAAGTCTGGACGATTTCGCGCAGTTCGAGGATATTGTACGGGAGATCGGGTCCGTGGAAGACGGCGCGCTGCTCTTTTTTCAGGGGCGCGTTCGCCGCACGAACCGCGGTCGCGCGGTGTCGCGCCTCGCGTACGACGCGTACGGGGAGATGGCGGAGCGGGAGTTGTCCGCCATCTGCGACGAGGCGCTGGAGCGGTTCGATGTCGGCTCCGTCGCCGCGGCCCACCGCGTGGGCGACCTCGGGCTGGGAGAGGTCAGCGTGGCGATCGCGGTCACGTCGGCACACCGCGACGACGGCTATCGGGCTTCGCGGTGGATTATCGAAACGATCAAGGTCAGACTGCCGGTCTGGAAACACGAGCACTATGAGGACGGCGAGTCGCACTGGGTGGGAGCCCCGGCCCTGGAGGCCGAAGCCCCCGCCGGCGGCGCGCGGTTCGAGTAG
- the moaA gene encoding GTP 3',8-cyclase MoaA: MRDQFGRRIRYLRISVTDRCNLRCTYCMPEEGLAWIPKPEMLAYEEISEIVRQMAALGLERVRITGGEPLVRKDLPDLVDMIAAVPGIDDISLSTNAILLPRFATALREAGVARVNVSLDTLDRDGFEEIARRPARRFDETMEGLRAAEEAGFAPIKINCVIMRGLNDHEVVDFAEITRERPWHVRFIELMPVGENLHLSDRFISTDEVLEKIRAIEDLLPDPGPRGNGPAVYYRFPGGAGTVGAITPLSHNYCERCNRMRLTADGKLRTCLFGDHEVDLKGPLRDTGRIEEAVAEALAGKPKRHYLELGTAAGSGGLAALSQVGG; the protein is encoded by the coding sequence ATGAGAGATCAGTTTGGTCGCCGGATCCGGTATCTCCGGATCTCGGTCACGGATCGCTGCAACCTGCGCTGCACGTACTGCATGCCGGAGGAGGGGCTCGCGTGGATCCCCAAGCCCGAGATGCTCGCGTACGAGGAGATCTCCGAGATCGTACGCCAGATGGCCGCGCTCGGGTTGGAGCGGGTCCGGATTACGGGCGGAGAACCGCTCGTCCGCAAGGACCTGCCCGATCTCGTCGACATGATCGCCGCGGTCCCCGGCATCGACGACATCTCGCTCTCTACGAACGCCATCCTCCTGCCGCGTTTCGCGACGGCCCTCCGGGAAGCCGGCGTCGCGCGCGTGAACGTCAGCCTGGATACGCTCGACCGGGATGGGTTCGAGGAGATCGCCCGGCGGCCGGCACGGCGCTTCGATGAGACGATGGAAGGCCTCCGCGCCGCCGAGGAGGCGGGGTTCGCTCCGATCAAGATCAACTGCGTCATCATGCGAGGTTTAAACGACCACGAAGTCGTCGACTTCGCTGAAATCACGCGGGAGCGTCCCTGGCACGTGCGCTTCATCGAACTCATGCCGGTGGGAGAGAACCTGCACCTCAGCGACCGTTTCATCTCGACGGATGAAGTACTCGAGAAGATCCGCGCGATCGAGGACCTCCTGCCGGACCCGGGACCGCGGGGGAACGGGCCCGCCGTGTACTACCGCTTCCCGGGCGGCGCCGGGACGGTGGGCGCGATCACGCCGCTCTCGCACAACTACTGCGAACGCTGCAACCGCATGCGGCTGACCGCCGACGGGAAGCTGCGCACCTGCCTGTTCGGCGACCACGAGGTCGACCTGAAGGGCCCGCTGCGCGACACGGGCCGTATCGAGGAGGCTGTAGCGGAGGCGCTCGCCGGGAAGCCGAAGCGCCACTACCTGGAGTTGGGGACGGCGGCCGGGAGCGGCGGGCTCGCCGCCCTGAGTCAGGTCGGCGGATGA
- a CDS encoding DUF423 domain-containing protein, with translation MTGADSPHRKLLAGGCLLAGLGVAAGAFGAHSLEGRLSAEALAIFDTAARYHMLHALGLILLGLAAARWPEAAWHCPGLLMLCGIAVFSGTLYALALSGIGWLGAITPIGGAALIAAWIWAAWIALTRT, from the coding sequence TTGACCGGCGCTGATTCGCCGCACCGCAAGCTCCTCGCGGGCGGGTGCCTGCTCGCGGGCCTCGGCGTCGCGGCCGGAGCGTTCGGCGCGCACTCGCTCGAAGGCCGCCTCTCAGCGGAGGCCCTCGCGATCTTCGACACGGCGGCCCGCTACCACATGCTGCACGCCCTGGGGCTCATCCTCCTCGGCCTCGCGGCGGCCCGCTGGCCCGAAGCGGCGTGGCACTGTCCCGGGCTCCTCATGCTGTGTGGCATCGCGGTGTTCAGCGGCACGCTCTACGCCCTCGCCCTGTCCGGAATCGGCTGGCTCGGCGCGATCACGCCCATCGGCGGCGCCGCCCTCATCGCCGCCTGGATCTGGGCCGCCTGGATCGCCCTCACCCGAACCTGA
- the dcd gene encoding dCTP deaminase — protein MAIKSDGWIRRMAREHGMIEPFADRQVRDGVISYGVSSYGYDMRVADEFRIFHNALFPVVDPKKFDERSFLEYSGDVCIIPPNSFALARSIEYFRIPRNILTICVGKSTYARCGLIVNVTPFEPEWEGHVTLEISNTTPLPARVYANEGIAQVLFFESDEVCEVSYADKAGKYQGQTGVTPPKL, from the coding sequence ATGGCGATCAAGAGCGACGGCTGGATCCGGCGCATGGCGCGCGAGCACGGGATGATCGAACCCTTCGCCGACCGCCAGGTGCGCGACGGCGTCATCTCCTATGGCGTCAGCAGCTACGGCTACGACATGCGGGTCGCCGACGAATTCCGGATCTTCCACAACGCGCTCTTCCCGGTCGTCGACCCCAAGAAGTTCGACGAGCGCTCCTTCCTCGAGTACTCGGGCGACGTCTGCATCATCCCCCCGAACTCCTTCGCCCTCGCGCGCTCCATCGAGTACTTCCGGATTCCGCGCAACATCCTCACAATCTGCGTGGGGAAGAGCACCTACGCCCGCTGCGGCCTCATCGTGAACGTCACGCCCTTCGAACCGGAGTGGGAAGGGCACGTGACGCTTGAGATCTCGAACACGACACCGCTGCCCGCGCGCGTGTACGCGAACGAGGGGATCGCGCAGGTCCTCTTCTTCGAGTCCGACGAGGTCTGCGAGGTCAGCTACGCGGACAAGGCCGGAAAGTACCAGGGCCAGACCGGAGTTACGCCCCCGAAGCTCTAG
- a CDS encoding alpha/beta hydrolase produces the protein MSRKRAVVRNVAIGEGTVRVTVLGRGRPVLFLHGISAHGRAWRPVAERFAEAHQGWECWLPDLPGRGDSDARAELSYTLDDEVRRLRAVVRALAPDGPRPRLIAGHSQGAAIALALAEAEPDIGGLLLSNPVTPEIRSPAILRLLRSSAVRRAVGSVLAPLHAPLGHLVLRRACGPAFRAPSELVAAYARPWSSPARARTLLRILADWHPAELEARMPRRPVAAHVVTGAHDPRIPVETARRLASRLDCDFTLSPDGGHVLTEQHPRLLARLLGEMAGRLAPPPAAARASGA, from the coding sequence GTGAGTCGAAAGCGGGCTGTGGTGCGCAATGTGGCGATCGGCGAAGGCACGGTACGCGTTACGGTTCTGGGCCGGGGACGCCCCGTCCTCTTCCTGCACGGGATCAGCGCCCACGGACGCGCGTGGCGGCCCGTCGCCGAACGCTTCGCCGAAGCGCACCAGGGGTGGGAATGCTGGCTCCCCGACCTCCCGGGGCGGGGCGACTCGGACGCGCGGGCAGAGCTCTCCTACACGCTCGACGACGAGGTGCGCCGGCTTCGCGCGGTGGTGCGGGCGCTGGCGCCGGACGGCCCCCGGCCGCGACTCATCGCGGGACATTCGCAGGGGGCGGCCATCGCGCTCGCCCTCGCGGAGGCGGAACCGGACATCGGCGGCCTCCTGCTCTCGAACCCGGTCACGCCGGAAATCCGGAGTCCGGCCATCCTTAGGCTGCTGCGGTCATCCGCGGTGCGGCGGGCGGTCGGGAGCGTCCTGGCGCCGCTTCACGCGCCACTGGGTCACCTGGTTCTGCGGCGGGCGTGCGGCCCCGCCTTCCGCGCCCCCTCGGAGCTGGTCGCCGCCTACGCGCGGCCGTGGTCGAGCCCGGCGCGCGCCCGCACGCTCCTGCGCATTCTCGCCGACTGGCATCCTGCGGAACTCGAGGCCCGCATGCCCCGCCGCCCCGTCGCCGCGCACGTCGTGACCGGCGCCCACGACCCGAGGATCCCCGTCGAGACGGCCAGGCGCCTCGCCTCCCGCCTCGACTGCGACTTCACGCTATCCCCCGACGGCGGCCACGTCCTGACGGAGCAGCACCCACGGCTCCTGGCCCGCCTCCTCGGGGAAATGGCTGGCCGGTTGGCCCCGCCCCCGGCAGCTGCTAGAGCTTCGGGGGCGTAA
- the ndhC gene encoding NADH-quinone oxidoreductase subunit A: MLDPYLGILILALVGVLNAAAMMGVSHFVGSRRPTPVKASPYESGIPPLGTTRERFSVNFYIVAMLFIVLDIETLFLIPWAAIFRELGMVGFMEITAFLTVLGVGLVYAWKKGALEWD; encoded by the coding sequence TTGCTCGACCCATATCTCGGCATCCTGATCCTCGCGTTGGTCGGCGTGCTGAACGCGGCCGCGATGATGGGCGTATCGCATTTCGTCGGCTCCCGCAGACCGACTCCGGTGAAGGCGAGCCCGTACGAGTCGGGGATTCCCCCGCTCGGGACGACGCGGGAGCGTTTCTCGGTCAATTTCTACATCGTGGCGATGCTCTTCATCGTCCTCGACATCGAGACGCTCTTCCTCATTCCGTGGGCCGCGATCTTCCGGGAGTTGGGGATGGTCGGGTTCATGGAGATCACGGCGTTCCTCACCGTGCTCGGCGTCGGACTCGTGTACGCGTGGAAGAAGGGGGCCCTCGAATGGGACTGA
- the nuoB gene encoding NADH-quinone oxidoreductase subunit NuoB translates to MKTLDTLPPGAHPDAHSDELDTGIPHNWMTTKLDYVVNWARRNSLWPMPFGTACCAIEMMASAASKYDIGRFGMERMSFSPRQADLMIVAGRVTYKLAPVLRRVWDQMPQPKWCVSMGACASSGGMFDNYTIVQGIDTIVPVDVYVPGCPPRPEGLIYGLLMIQEKIKGESLSDPRARDEAPEAVGRPNLPPETIELVAQPFGNSTNQNRMSGLGPTSALARSRDRRERRLEHRD, encoded by the coding sequence ATGAAGACGCTCGACACGCTCCCCCCCGGCGCGCACCCGGACGCGCACTCCGACGAACTCGACACCGGCATCCCGCACAACTGGATGACGACGAAGCTCGACTACGTCGTCAACTGGGCGCGGCGCAACTCGCTGTGGCCCATGCCGTTCGGGACCGCCTGCTGCGCGATCGAGATGATGGCGTCGGCCGCGAGCAAGTACGACATCGGCCGCTTCGGGATGGAGCGCATGTCCTTCAGCCCCCGCCAGGCGGACCTGATGATCGTCGCCGGCCGGGTGACCTACAAGCTGGCCCCGGTATTGCGCCGGGTCTGGGACCAGATGCCGCAGCCCAAGTGGTGCGTGTCCATGGGCGCGTGCGCGAGTTCCGGCGGGATGTTCGACAACTACACGATCGTCCAGGGGATCGACACGATCGTGCCCGTCGACGTCTACGTCCCGGGCTGCCCGCCGAGGCCGGAAGGTCTCATCTACGGACTCCTCATGATCCAGGAGAAGATCAAGGGAGAGTCGCTGTCCGATCCCCGGGCGCGGGACGAAGCGCCGGAGGCGGTCGGACGCCCGAACCTGCCCCCGGAAACGATCGAACTCGTCGCCCAGCCGTTCGGCAACTCAACGAACCAGAACCGCATGAGCGGGCTCGGCCCGACGTCGGCGCTGGCCCGGTCCCGCGACCGGCGCGAACGCCGCCTGGAACACCGGGATTGA
- the nuoD gene encoding NADH dehydrogenase (quinone) subunit D, which yields MGPQHPATHGVLRLVLQLDGERIVRCSPHIGYLHTGFEKTCEFREWNQCVPYTDRMDYLAPMLYNIGFAGAVEALLDVEITERCRVVRVILGELNRILGHLLWLGTTAIDIGAFSVFLYTFQERERIYNLHEAYTGGRITTSVTRVGGMMADLPVGWTAAARDFTATFPETLDEVERLLSRNAIWQGRTMDIGVLDADKAVSYGVTGPTLRASGVAYDVRKARPYLGYEEYDFDVPVGTEGDVYDRYLVRVEEMRQSLRIIEQALDRLPGGPINIDDYRIVLPPKGEAMGSIDTMISHFKLVMEGVRVPAGETWYSIESSKGELGFGIISDGGTKPVRCRFRGPSFINIASLPELVRGELVADVVAINASLDVVLGEIDR from the coding sequence ATGGGCCCCCAGCACCCGGCCACCCACGGCGTCCTCCGGCTCGTGCTCCAGCTCGACGGGGAGCGCATCGTGCGCTGCTCCCCCCACATCGGGTACCTGCACACGGGCTTCGAGAAGACGTGCGAGTTCCGCGAGTGGAACCAGTGCGTCCCCTACACGGACCGCATGGACTACCTCGCGCCGATGCTCTACAACATCGGCTTCGCCGGGGCGGTCGAAGCGCTCCTCGACGTCGAGATCACGGAGCGCTGCCGCGTCGTCCGCGTCATCCTCGGCGAGCTGAACCGTATCCTCGGCCACCTCCTGTGGCTGGGGACGACGGCGATCGACATCGGCGCCTTCTCCGTCTTCCTCTACACCTTCCAGGAGCGCGAGCGGATCTACAACCTGCACGAGGCGTACACGGGGGGCCGGATCACGACCTCCGTCACGCGGGTCGGCGGGATGATGGCGGATCTGCCCGTGGGCTGGACGGCGGCGGCGCGCGACTTCACGGCCACCTTCCCGGAGACGCTGGACGAGGTCGAGCGGCTCCTGTCGCGCAACGCCATCTGGCAGGGCCGCACGATGGACATCGGCGTGCTCGACGCGGACAAGGCCGTGAGCTACGGCGTCACCGGCCCCACCCTGCGCGCGAGCGGCGTGGCCTACGACGTGCGCAAGGCGCGCCCCTACCTCGGCTACGAGGAGTACGACTTCGACGTGCCCGTCGGGACGGAGGGGGACGTCTACGACCGCTATCTCGTGCGGGTGGAGGAGATGCGGCAGAGCCTCCGCATCATCGAGCAGGCGCTCGACCGGCTGCCCGGCGGCCCGATCAACATCGACGACTACCGGATCGTCCTCCCCCCGAAGGGCGAGGCGATGGGGTCGATCGACACCATGATCTCGCACTTCAAGCTCGTGATGGAGGGCGTCCGCGTGCCGGCCGGCGAGACGTGGTACTCCATCGAAAGCTCGAAGGGCGAACTGGGATTCGGGATCATCTCCGACGGCGGCACGAAGCCCGTCCGCTGCCGGTTCCGCGGCCCGTCGTTCATCAACATCGCCTCGCTGCCGGAACTCGTGCGGGGCGAACTCGTCGCGGACGTCGTCGCGATCAACGCCTCGCTCGACGTCGTGCTCGGGGAGATCGACCGGTGA
- a CDS encoding NAD(P)H-dependent oxidoreductase subunit E — MSRRIHPAVVGAQPFQLTARETFDGPIFETEEGKHRLEAALSRYPTKQAALLPMLGYVQSVKGWIEPADMVEVAEALDLTPAYVHSIATFYTMYNKHPVGRHFVQVCTNISCHLNRAEEVLRGFLAETGTREGEISEDGEFTVIEAECLGACGFATVVQVNERYLEDVTPERVPEIVAGLRGARDGAEAP, encoded by the coding sequence GTGAGCCGGCGCATCCATCCCGCGGTCGTCGGCGCGCAGCCCTTCCAGCTCACGGCGCGGGAGACGTTCGACGGTCCCATCTTCGAGACGGAGGAAGGGAAGCACCGGCTGGAGGCGGCCCTCTCCCGCTATCCGACGAAGCAGGCGGCGCTCCTCCCCATGCTCGGCTACGTGCAGTCGGTGAAGGGATGGATCGAGCCCGCGGACATGGTCGAGGTCGCCGAAGCGCTCGACCTGACGCCGGCCTACGTCCATTCGATCGCGACCTTCTACACGATGTACAACAAGCACCCGGTCGGGCGTCACTTCGTCCAGGTGTGTACGAACATCTCCTGCCACCTGAACCGGGCCGAAGAGGTGCTGCGCGGCTTCCTCGCCGAGACGGGGACCCGCGAGGGGGAGATCTCGGAGGACGGGGAGTTCACGGTGATCGAGGCGGAATGTCTCGGCGCGTGCGGGTTCGCGACCGTCGTGCAGGTCAACGAGCGCTACCTGGAGGACGTCACCCCGGAGCGCGTGCCCGAGATCGTGGCCGGCCTGCGCGGCGCGCGCGACGGAGCGGAGGCCCCATGA